A window from Clupea harengus chromosome 14, Ch_v2.0.2, whole genome shotgun sequence encodes these proteins:
- the asxl2 gene encoding putative Polycomb group protein ASXL2 produces MREKQRKKKGRTWAEAAKTVLEKYPNTPMSHKEILQVIQRERLKEIRSGTSPLACLNAMLHTNSRGEEGIFYKVPGRMGVYTLKKDTADVVKELSEEGSEDSSDNLSDSRSTENSSSNNSKEGRRGRWRRRVPAKLKSQPSSPQSRCSSPSVPSSKLISPSQKHSKKALKQALKQQQQRNQRRQCVMASGSSPRLLLKSVKGLADSVDAKPGSADYPQSISAAHSAITAYPRLRSSVSGKTAWELKQVERPPASPQNSSSSSSSSSAKADCPPAGRKLSQRSSRLSARQMKRSRCEIDVETPDSILVNTNLRALINKHNFSALPHECQLKLLKLLPEVDQQACMDDPVLKVTSSALNNEFFTSAAQSWKERLSEGEFTPELRLRMRQEIEKEKKVELWKEHFFENYYGEHSGLDLEESRELLEAEGTEAPSPSQERTKLSCKPSTVHVTRGKQEQSQDLQPSPTESVSESEPEKPFSQAPPSPVRSAELPQRGSQAAPEVPHSPTLTPSIPQKAEASHPAVREASTPEAAPAPAPALAQEGLTPAPSLTPSPVSAPSPATSPPAPPASAPPAPPAPPASAPAPAPPAPAPAPAPAPPPAPAPAPPAPPAATAAPLVSGTPRRDEKAQAARNDSPGSAAALECHVASPAPSTSHELLKRKSSGQQEAEASPEKKPCPAQPAGASSVTAAAAAASSSSSSSSLSPPTTTTSSSLPLSTSAPAVTPSKEQRVPPLIIPVSRILAAAAPPPSPVSPRPPLVVAPPRSGRTGARTLADIKAKAQQARAQRTAAAAAAGTSPRGAVPGPGPGGGSAPSTPSSVSSGSETPSPVKLSPASPASAGCLSHTHSDIRAASGSHSHQLHSHSVFKPSLSHSQRPPVTGLMANTAASLSLCAALKSNSSIPANNPLVTQLLQGKEIPLEKILPKPLARGELPNLPTSSTGHEDQSRLRQQVLGQLVMPGHPGTSGPVRPGFRAEQPVFQQPRETLDKETQEQILQVFMQRSQHGQPYGPAVPQHDPRALGVPPPPSCQDRPFFPMGMLGRKRSSRPAMTGHYLLNVSTYGRSESSKRAHLSLPQVSLKTESPEVGEVRLKEEEPEERRAIAEEEGEGGKGVKMEEPDSPQRCSWVKQEAGVDSQSAEIQMSSTSTSTTHSSSNSESPQGWGPSLGPCYGGTISMSVPPALNHASAGSAPSSADASSGSVMSFSVTVTTIPAGHPGNPGEDSPEQVFMEGGAMEEVQSKCYCRLKAMIMCKGCGAFCHDDCIGPSKLCVSCLVVR; encoded by the exons atgagggagaaacagaggaagaagaagggacGGACATGGGCAGAAGCAGCTAAAACG GTGTTGGAAAAGTACCCCAACACTCCCATGAGCCACAAGGAGATCCTCCAGGTTATCCAGAGAGAGCGCCTGAAGGAGATCAG AAG cGGGACGTCGCCCCTGGCCTGTCTGAACGCCATGCTGCACACCAACTCCCGTGGGGAGGAGGGCATCTTCTATAAGGTTCCGGGCCGGATGGGAGTCTACACACTCAAG aaagACACAGCGGATGTGGTGAAGGAGCTGTCAGAGGAAGGTTCAGAGGACAGCAGTGATAATCTTTCTGACAGCCGCAGCACTGAGAACAgtagcagcaacaacagcaaggagggcaggaggggcaGATGGCGAAGGAGGG TGCCGGCCAAGCTGAAGTCCCAGCCCTCCTCCCCACAGTCGCGCtgctcctccccctctgtcccctcCAGTAAGCTCATCTCGCCCTCCCAGAagcacagcaagaaggcccttaAGCAG gcactgaagcagcagcagcagaggaacCAGCGGAGGCAGTGTGTGATGGCGTCCGGCTCAAGCCCACGGCTTCTGCTGAAGAGTGTGAAGGGTCTGGCCGACAGCGTGGACGCCAAGCCAGGTAGCGCAGATTACCCACAATCCATCTCTGCAGCCCACTCAGCCATCACAGCCTACCCACGCTTACGTTCATCCGTCTCCGGCAAGACAG cgTGGGAGCTGAAGCAGGTGGAGCGCCCCCCTGCGAGTCCTCAGAACTCCAGctcgtcctcttcctcgtcctcagCGAAGGCAGACTGTCCCCCTGCCGGCAGGAAGCTCTCTCAGCGGTCCAGCCGCCTCAGTGCAC GGCAAATGAAGCGCAGCCGGTGCGAGATCGACGTGGAGACACCCGACTCCATCCTGGTCAACACCAATCTGCGTGCCCTCATCAACAAGCACAACTTCTCCGCCCTGCCGCACGAGTGCCAGCTGAAGCTGCTCAAGCTGCTGCCCGAGGTGGACCAGCAG GCTTGCATGGACGATCCTGTCCTGAAGGTCACTAGCTCTGCCTTAAACAATGAATTCTTCACTTCGGCAGCCCAGTCCTGGAAGGAGCGACTCTCTGAAG GCGAGTTCACCCCTGAGCTGAGGTTGCGGATGAGGcaggagatagagaaggagaagaaggtggAGCTGTGGAAGGAGCACTTCTTTGAGAACTACTACGGCGAGCA CTCTGGTTTGGATTTGGAAGAGTCCAGAGAGCTTCTTGAGGCTGAGGGCACtgaggctccctctccctcccaggaGCGGACCAAGCTGTCCTGTAAACCCTCAACTGTACACGTCACCAGGGGCAAGCAGGAGCAGAGCCAAGACCTCCAACCATCTCCCACAGAATCAGTATCCGAATCAGAACCAGAGAAACCGTTCAGCCAGGCACCACCAAGCCCTGTACGGTCAGCTGAATTGCCGCAGAGGGGTTCACAGGCAGCCCCAGAGGTCCCCCATAgccccacactcacaccatcaATACCACAGAAGGCAGAGGCCAGCCATCCAGCAGTGCGGGAGGCctccaccccagaagcagcccctgcccctgctcctgctttAGCTCAGGAAGGACTCACTCCAGCTCCATCCCTTACGCCATCCCCTGTCTCAGCTCCCTCCCCAGCCACtagtcctcctgctcctcctgcttctgctcctcctgctcctcctgctcctcctgcttctgctcctgctcctgctcctcct gctcctgctcctgctcctgctcctgctcctcctcctgctcctgctcctgctcctcctgctcctcctgctgccactgctgcacCACTGGTCTCTGGCACTCCACGCAGAGATGAGAAGGCCCAGGCTGCTCGCAATGACAGCCCAGGAAGCGCAGCAGCATTAGAGTGTCATGTGGCCTCTCCTGCTCCGTCCACATCCCATGAGCTGTTGAAAAGGAAGTCCTCCGGCCAGCAGGAGGCAGAGGCGAGTCCTGAGAAAAAGCCATGCCCAGCTCAGCCAGCAGGAGCCTCATcagtcacagcagcagcagcagcagcatcatcatcatcatcatcatcatcattatcaccccccaccaccaccacctcttcaTCACTGCCGTTATCTACATCAGCGCCAGCAGTCACTCCCAGTAAAGAGCAGAGGGTACCTCCTCTCATT ATCCCTGTATCTCGTATCCTGGCAGCAGCTGCTCCTCCCCCCAGTCCCGTGTCGCCCAGACCCCCCCTGGTGGTGGCCCCCCCTCGCTCAGGCCGCACAGGTGCCCGCACGCTGGCCGACATCAAGGCCAAAGCGCAGCAGGCTCGCGCCCAGAGGAcagccgccgctgccgccgcggGCACCTCTCCCCGAGGGGCAGTGCCAGGGCCCGGACCTGGTGGGGGCAGCGCCCCCTCAACCCCCTCCTCGGTGTCCAGTGGGAGCGAGACGCCCTCTCCGGTCAAACTCAGCCCGGCGTCTCCAGCCTCCGCTGGctgtctctcgcacacacactcagacatcagAGCTGCGTCTGGATCGCACAGTCACCAGTTACACTCGCACAGCGTCTTCAAgccctcgctctcacactctcagagGCCTCCAGTGACTGGCCTCATGGCAAACACAGCGGCGTCTCTCTCGCTTTGCGCCGCTCTCAAATCCAACTCGTCCATCCCGGCCAATAACCCTCTGGTCACGCAGCTGCTGCAGGGCAAAGAGATCCCCCTGGAGAAGATCCTCCCCAAACCCCTGGCCCGGGGCGAGCTCCCCAATCTGCCCACCTCCAGCACTGGGCACGAGGACCAAAGCAGACTCCGCCAGCAGGTCTTGGGTCAGCTGGTGATGCCCGGTCATCCAGGCACCTCTGGCCCGGTCAGGCCTGGGTTCAGAGCGGAGCAGCCTGTCTTTCAGCAGCCGCGGGAGACGCTCGACAAGGAGACCCAGGAGCAGATCCTTCAGGTGTTCATGCAGAGGAGCCAGCACGGCCAGCCGTACGGCCCTGCGGTCCCGCAGCATGACCCTCGAGCGCTGGGCGTCCCGCCGCCACCTAGCTGCCAGGACCGGCCCTTCTTCCCCATGGGGATGCTGGGCCGCAAGCGCAGCTCCCGGCCGGCCATGACGGGCCACTACCTGCTCAATGTGTCCACCTATGGCCGCTCGGAGAGCAGCAAGCGTGCGCACCTGTCTCTCCCGCAGGTGAGCCTGAAGACGGAGAGCCCCGAGGTGGGGGAGGTGCGCTTGAAGGAGGAGGAACcggaggagagaagagcgatagcggaggaggagggggagggggggaagggggtgaaGATGGAGGAGCCCGACAGCCCCCAGAGGTGCTCCTGGGTGAAGCAGGAGGCCGGGGTGGACAGTCAGAGTGCGGAGATACAGAtgagcagcaccagcaccagcaccacacacagcagcagtaaCTCTGAGAGCCCCCAGGGCTGGGGCCCGTCGCTGGGCCCCTGCTACGGGGGCACCATCAGCATGTCCGTCCCCCCGGCTCTCAACCACGCCTCGGCCGGGTCCGCCCCCTCCTCGGCCGACGCCAGCAGCGGGAGCGTCATGTCCTTCTCCGTCACCGTGACGACCATCCCCGCCGGCCACCCGGGCAACCCAGGCGAGGACTCCCCTGAGCAGGTGTTCATGGAAGGCGGCGCGATGGAGGAGGTGCAGTCCAAGTGCTACTGCCGCCTCAAGGCCATGATCATGTGCAAAGGCTGCGGGGCCTTCTGCCACGACGACTGCATCGGGCCCTCCAAGCTCTGCGTCTCCTGCCTGGTGGTGCGGTGA